ACATGCCCAGCCGCACCCAGATCACGCGCCATGATTGCGTCGAGGGATGGAGCTGTAGTGCCAAATGGACGGGGACGCGGCTCGGCCCGGTGCTGGTTCAGGCGGGGGTGAAGCCGGGCGCTCGCCATGCCGTCTAGTCGTGATTCGCAACGAGTCACCGGACGCTGAGCCGGGCAGCGATCTTGACAGCGAGCTCGGCAAGCCGTGAATCCACAGCACCCACAGCG
This DNA window, taken from Devosia chinhatensis, encodes the following:
- a CDS encoding molybdopterin-dependent oxidoreductase, whose translation is MKPNGSTEPTTPEYMCLREAKFEPYRLTIKGMVDREVSFSLAEVRNMPSRTQITRHDCVEGWSCSAKWTGTRLGPVLVQAGVKPGARHAV